Proteins from a genomic interval of Sugiyamaella lignohabitans strain CBS 10342 chromosome C, complete sequence:
- the UBR1 gene encoding E3 ubiquitin-protein ligase UBR1 (E3 ubiquitin ligase (N-recognin); heterodimerizes with Rad6p to ubiquitinate substrates in the N-end rule pathway; role in endoplasmic reticulum-associated protein degradation (ERAD) in the absence of canonical ER membrane ligases or after stress; major role in targeting misfolded cytosolic proteins for degradation; regulates peptide transport via Cup9p ubiquitination; mutation in human UBR1 causes Johansson-Blizzard Syndrome (JBS); GO_component: GO:0005737 - cytoplasm [Evidence IGI,IMP] [PMID 20080635]; GO_component: GO:0008540 - proteasome regulatory particle, base subcomplex [Evidence IPI] [PMID 10688918]; GO_function: GO:0016874 - ligase activity [Evidence IEA]; GO_function: GO:0046872 - metal ion binding [Evidence IEA]; GO_function: GO:0004842 - ubiquitin-protein transferase activity [Evidence IEA]; GO_function: GO:0004842 - ubiquitin-protein transferase activity [Evidence IMP] [PMID 10581257]; GO_function: GO:0008270 - zinc ion binding [Evidence IEA]; GO_process: GO:0030433 - ER-associated ubiquitin-dependent protein catabolic process [Evidence IGI,IMP] [PMID 23988329]; GO_process: GO:0071629 - cytoplasm-associated proteasomal ubiquitin-dependent protein catabolic process [Evidence IMP] [PMID 20080635]; GO_process: GO:0071629 - cytoplasm-associated proteasomal ubiquitin-dependent protein catabolic process [Evidence IMP] [PMID 22670231]; GO_process: GO:0030163 - protein catabolic process [Evidence IEA]; GO_process: GO:0000209 - protein polyubiquitination [Evidence IMP] [PMID 10581257]; GO_process: GO:0000209 - protein polyubiquitination [Evidence IMP] [PMID 2209542]; GO_process: GO:0016567 - protein ubiquitination [Evidence IEA]; GO_process: GO:0090089 - regulation of dipeptide transport [Evidence IMP] [PMID 9427760]; GO_process: GO:1990116 - ribosome-associated ubiquitin-dependent protein catabolic process [Evidence IMP] [PMID 23358411]; GO_process: GO:0071596 - ubiquitin-dependent protein catabolic process via the N-end rule pathway [Evidence IMP] [PMID 2209542]), protein MIDVFCNSHIGVQKFSTAEEVLQNERESRLSSEVYGAEDTATNGKYVLCLWNDQKHSFSDALNVILGATHKTVEFGKMVSRKIDSNGRAMVILSDDLPMLMEKKRKMEKTGLVNTVRSSKDYFREEMCATICYWLDDLSKSSLKSNYFVLREIMSKVLCTPWNYGTEQLRSGNVNEWNNVPIDEDSTSLIRSHSSLNGPYIPDISQRTIRTKSLHVRDPDYESGEDDVIFEDEEEGRVDEGDEDEDAQRPQQVAGEEYMEFDRVDEVSDEINMSTGPSQGEMSGIRGSEMDVTGTSSDNASSVPGIQAAPSKVWKQTGPTPPPPFNPRSPMQVSARVQYLIFFDIRLWKDLRLTLRDLYISILVSNPEYKILLGHFYAQLYPQIAELYMLVDREPECSIISSLSTQLFTTPSIATDLLKYDYFTKLIAALYTFFTSGEVGPPTAADPEGYIALDSKVLKNRRFGQLFHDVEYLLNRNTEKDLVSCNVDRISQVAEFMLLFQGMSPLRRQKDKHIEFESELWIYFFNAVPYVLQLAIVVASGIGSCHDPAKVSQCVGKVVGIVASWAQGDYTSRFKAAEVIPGNPQFTTATVKFSDKIVSVENIDFKVENQWVSLHHPLNSYLSWLIEYASFEDAATLRKVLVSGIKNHLSNKPGLLEDENLLQLVFEHPIRVLSLLSQIHIGLWVRNGYSVRSQLHHYRDFTLRDSAFVRDVFMAQAGLVVLRPNTIMMQLLSRFSLLDWQFNKLFDDSQRMYMVEEFLHHLIYFLMERTQLMGYSEKEVKRKYIVKEIIQCLAFKDMAFSDICKTVPDPLSGDEMFETILREIAIYKAPTGVRDYGLYQLKTEYYSEFDTHYIHFSSAKIEEAESMIKSKIHKTTGQPLESVVHEPPLKPITSGPFAGLAGFSRTVPFGKFAYDLLSYIMAHRAENANEGALGQLLQLFHVIALDDLEQKPASPFATSFSSLAALVCASSNVEQEYPTIMSYLCKMLELNEFSDFSAKIRRIINLLRQREPELVDPLVISLTSADVFTRDSTPKPDDAGAAERKKKLGQERKAQVLAEFQNRQKQFAQLNMTDDMDLDNDADMKETGEGFEEADDNEWLFPESQCILCRMPDDNKPGNNNVFGLMGYVMLTNVVRKVPLNDKDWVYEALGNDKNLDDDISVDDIDKAGNANWQKYRHELHQTYDIGPGFPSHSTDRTAIMTGCGHGVHFQCYQDYLKSTRNRGQQLTRNNPEDTSRGEYLCPLCRALNNTFLPVLWKSNKLAASDYLRISDPSALENLGQMIQQGSFDEFTTVDQYNERIFREGTVNMNPSYAHLMGMGSENSFPDVKLDKAISEPIQRIYQARFQQESHPDAAYVDDVNGMVDCLAGTISALEVSLRGKGYSNPMGGIVMDQIPTQSLQMIRVFGELCKTYISYATTLCENPDDESYVKNRHPSLYGQRSFRLRNPLDSSYVTCFQDFASAALLTAPASGVEVGPMLRAYCTGAITHILKTVIGEVARKAPWVWNERVFDLPGAEGIDVNDVETAKTLETLAAIITAIRPHVETTPDTQVHEIWSKPEFVQVVYSILRKCLAPFLRKCAIFVFAICGNYDPYDFMGFGKEFPEIDKLCEYLGLESVNALIRAIAQPPSEGGVEEMVFQKYASRGFNMFSSELEYPSVVRLLRLPKRLDDFFNLRNKSLAGKVTTDLVADPAVCLFCGVSVGMQTPAFDNDPTTGQCQEHARQCGKDVGIFLLPKRSSMLLLKGPQGSFSEGPYLDLHGEADETMR, encoded by the coding sequence ATGATCGATGTGTTCTGTAATTCTCACATAGGAGTTCAAAAATTCTCGACGGCGGAAGAGGTTCTCCAGAACGAACGTGAGTCTCGACTTAGCAGCGAGGTATATGGGGCAGAGGATACTGCCACTAATGGTAAATATGTCCTATGTCTCTGGAATGACCAGAAACATTCGTTTTCTGATGCATTAAATGTTATTCTGGGTGCGACACACAAGACTGTAGAGTTTGGCAAAATGGTTAGCAGGAAAATAGATTCAAATGGCCGAGCCATGGTGATTTTATCTGATGACTTGCCAATGCtgatggagaagaaacgCAAAATGGAAAAGACTGGGCTAGTCAATACTGTTCGAAGTTCTAAAGACTACTTTAGAGAAGAAATGTGTGCGACCATCTGTTACTGGCTCGATGATTTATCAAAGTCGTCCTTAAAGTCCAATTATTTTGTCCTGAGAGAAATTATGAGCAAGGTTCTCTGTACACCTTGGAACTATGGAACTGAGCAGTTGAGATCTGGAAATGTCAATGAATGGAATAATGTTCCAATTGACGAGGATTCTACATCGTTAATTCGTTCACATTCTTCTTTGAACGGTCCTTATATTCCAGATATTTCACAGCGAACCATCAGAACAAAGTCGCTTCATGTTCGGGATCCTGACTATGAGTCGGGTGAGGATGATGTTATATTcgaggatgaggaagaaggaAGAGTGGATGAAggtgatgaggatgaagatgctcAGAGACCACAGCAAGTAGCTGGAGAAGAATATATGGAGTTTGATAGAGTTGATGAAGTGTCTGACGAGATTAATATGAGCACGGGACCGTCTCAAGGAGAAATGAGTGGTATTCGAGGGTCAGAAATGGATGTTACTGGTACTAGCAGCGACAATGCCAGCAGCGTACCAGGCATACAAGCAGCGCCATCTAAGGTCTGGAAACAAACGGGCCCgacaccacctccaccattCAACCCTAGATCACCCATGCAAGTTAGTGCTCGTGTGCAATATCTGatcttttttgatattagGTTGTGGAAAGACCTCAGGCTAACACTAAGAGATCTTTATATTTCTATATTGGTATCCAACCCCGAGTACAAGATCTTGTTGGGTCACTTTTATGCTCAGCTGTATCCACAGATTGCTGAACTGTACATGTTAGTCGATAGAGAGCCTGAGTGTTCCATTATTAGCAGTCTTTCTACCCAGTTATTCACGACTCCTAGCATTGCCACTGATTTATTGAAGTACGACTATTTCACCAAACTAATAGCTGCCTTGTATACATTTTTCACTAGTGGAGAGGTTGGACCTCCAACAGCTGCAGATCCAGAAGGTTACATTGCACTCGATTCTAAGGTTCTCAAAAATAGAAGGTTCGGACAGTTGTTTCACGATGTTGAGTATCTTTTGAATCGCAATACCGAAAAAGACCTTGTGTCTTGCAATGTGGATAGAATCTCTCAGGTTGCTGAATTTATGCTGCTTTTCCAAGGAATGTCTCCTCTCCGTAGACAAAAGGATAAACACATTGAATTTGAATCTGAACTATGGATTTATTTCTTTAACGCCGTTCCATATGTATTGCAACTGGCGATTGTTGTTGCATCTGGTATTGGCTCGTGTCATGATCCAGCCAAGGTTAGTCAATGTGTGGGTAAAGTTGTTGGAATCGTTGCATCTTGGGCACAGGGTGATTATACTAGCAGATTTAAAGCGGCTGAAGTTATTCCTGGAAACCCTCAATTCACAACTGCTACCGTCAAATTTTCTGACAAGATTGTCTCtgttgaaaatattgacTTCAAGGTGGAGAATCAATGGGTCAGTTTACACCACCCACTAAATAGTTACTTATCGTGGTTGATCGAATATGCTTCatttgaagatgctgcaaCGTTGCGTAAAGTTCTTGTTTCGGGAATAAAGAATCATTTGAGCAACAAGCCAGGACTCTTGGAAGATGAAAACCTGCTTCAACTAGTGTTTGAGCATCCTATTAGAGTCCTCTCACTTCTGTCGCAAATCCACATTGGCCTCTGGGTGAGAAATGGTTACTCTGTCCGCAGTCAACTTCATCATTATAGAGATTTCACTCTTCGTGATAGTGCATTTGTAAGGGATGTGTTCATGGCTCAGGCGGGACTGGTGGTTCTAAGACCAAATACCATCATGATGCAATTACTCTCGCGCTTTTCGCTTCTTGACTGGCAATTCAACAAACTTTTTGATGACTCCCAGCGAATGTATATGGTTGAAGAGTTCTTACACCACTTGATCTACTTTCTTATGGAACGCACTCAACTCATGGGATACTCCGAAAAGGAGGTTAAGAGGAAGTACATTGTTAAAGAAATTATTCAGTGTCTGGCTTTCAAGGATATGGCATTTTCTGATATCTGCAAGACGGTTCCTGATCCTTTGTCGGGAGATGAGATGTTTGAGACTATCTTGAGGGAAATTGCCATTTACAAAGCACCAACAGGCGTTCGAGACTACGGACTTTACCAGCTAAAAACTGAATATTATAGCGAGTTTGACACCCACTATATCCACTTTTCGTCTGCTAAGATTGAAGAGGCAGAAAGCATGATCAAATCCAAGATCCATAAAACTACAGGACAGCCTTTGGAATCTGTAGTCCATGAACCACCACTCAAGCCTATTACATCAGGACCGTTTGCTGGTTTAGCAGGGTTTTCTAGAACAGTGCCATTTGGAAAGTTTGCCTATGATCTATTATCATATATCATGGCACACCGCGCTGAAAATGCAAACGAGGGTGCTTTGGGCCAATTACTTCAGTTGTTCCATGTTATTGCTTTAGATGACTTGGAACAGAAACCAGCTTCTCCATTCGCTACATCTTTCTCCTCACTAGCTGCGTTGGTTTGTGCCAGTTCTAATGTTGAACAGGAATATCCTACGATCATGTCATACCTTTGTAAAATGCTCGAGCTTAATGAGTTTTCAGATTTCTCTGCCAAGATTCGTCGAATTATCAATCTCCTTCGTCAAAGAGAGCCAGAGTTAGTAGATCCTCTAGTCATATCTTTAACAAGTGCAGATGTGTTTACTCGCGATAGCACTCCAAAGCCAGATGacgctggtgctgctgagagaaagaagaagctcggtcaagaaagaaaggCACAGGTATTGGCAGAATTCCAGAATAGACAAAAGCAATTTGCACAATTAAACATGACAGACGATATGGATCTAGACAATGATGCAGATATGAAAGAAACAGGAGAAGGTTTCGAAGAAGCGGATGATAATGAATGGCTCTTCCCAGAAAGCCAATGTATTCTCTGTCGCATGCCAGATGATAATAAACCTGGCAATAACAATGTTTTCGGACTTATGGGCTATGTGATGCTTACAAACGTTGTCCGAAAAGTACCTCTGAATGATAAAGACTGGGTCTATGAAGCTCTTGGTAATGACAAAAACttagatgatgatatttctGTGGATGACATTGACAAGGCTGGGAATGCCAATTGGCAAAAGTACCGTCATGAGCTACATCAAACTTATGACATTGGGCCAGGTTTCCCTTCTCATAGCACGGATAGAACTGCTATCATGACCGGCTGTGGCCATGGTGTGCATTTTCAATGCTACCAAGACTATCTAAAATCCACTCGGAATAGAGGTCAACAGCTCACGAGAAACAACCCTGAAGATACTTCTAGAGGAGAGTATCTCTGTCCACTCTGCCGTGCGCTGAATAATACTTTCTTGCCGGTTTTGTGGAAGTCAAACAAGCTGGCTGCCAGTGATTATCTTCGGATTTCAGATCCGTCGGCTTTAGAAAACCTTGGCCAAATGATTCAGCAGGGCTCTTTTGATGAATTCACGACTGTTGACCAGTACAATGAAAGAATCTTTAGAGAAGGCACTGTGAATATGAATCCAAGCTATGCCCACTTGATGGGAATGGGGTCGGAAAACAGCTTTCCTGATGTCAAATTGGATAAAGCCATTAGTGAGCCCATACAGCGTATATATCAGGCCCGCTTCCAACAGGAATCACATCCCGATGCTGCCTatgttgatgatgtgaACGGTATGGTTGACTGTCTAGCTGGTACTATTTCAGCCCTGGAAGTATCACTGAGGGGTAAGGGATATTCTAACCCCATGGGTGGTATAGTTATGGATCAGATTCCCACCCAATCGCTTCAAATGATCAGAGTATTTGGTGAGCTCTGTAAAACGTACATCTCTTATGCTACTACGTTGTGCGAAAATCCAGACGACGAGTCCTATGTGAAAAATCGACATCCTTCTCTGTACGGTCAGCGCAGCTTCCGGCTCAGAAATCCTTTGGACAGTTCCTATGTTACATGTTTCCAAGATTttgcatctgctgctttgCTGACAGCCCCAGCAAGTGGAGTAGAGGTTGGGCCTATGCTAAGAGCTTACTGTACTGGAGCAATTACTCACATTTTGAAGACCGTGATAGGAGAGGTTGCCAGAAAGGCACCTTGGGTGTGGAATGAGAGGGTTTTTGATCTTCCAGGTGCTGAAGGGATCGATGTTAATGATGTCGAAACGGCTAAGACACTGGAAACTTTGGCAGCTATTATAACTGCTATAAGACCCCATGTCGAGACTACCCCAGACACACAAGTACATGAGATATGGAGCAAACCTGAGTTTGTACAAGTTGTATACTCCATTCTACGAAAGTGCTTAGCTCCATTTTTGAGAAAATGTGCTATATTTGTATTTGCTATATGTGGCAACTATGATCCATATGATTTCATGGGCTTTGGAAAGGAATTCCCCGAAATCGACAAATTGTGCGAATATCTTGGGTTGGAGAGTGTTAATGCTCTGATTCGAGCGATTGCCCAGCCTCCTTCGGAGGGTGGCGTTGAAGAAATGGTTTTCCAGAAATATGCTAGTCGAGGTTTTAATATGTTCTCTTCGGAGCTCGAGTATCCTAGTGTGGTGCGTTTGTTGCGTCTGCCTAAGAGACTGGATGATTTTTTCAATCTACGAAATAAGTCGCTTGCTGGTAAGGTGACGACCGATTTAGTTGCTGATCCAGCTGTTTGTCTGTTTTGTGGTGTGAGTGTTGGAATGCAAACACCTGCTTTTGACAACGATCCCACTACTGGACAGTGTCAAGAACATGCCAGACAATGTGGAAAAGATGTGggtatatttttgttgccTAAACGTAGCTCAATGCTGTTACTCAAGGGCCCTCAAGGATCATTTTCAGAGGGACCATATCTGGATTTACATGGTGAAGCTGACGAGACAATGAGGTAA
- the TYS1 gene encoding tyrosine--tRNA ligase TYS1 (Cytoplasmic tyrosyl-tRNA synthetase; required for cytoplasmic protein synthesis; interacts with positions 34 and 35 of the tRNATyr anticodon; mutations in human ortholog YARS are associated with Charcot-Marie-Tooth (CMT) neuropathies; protein abundance increases in response to DNA replication stress; GO_component: GO:0005737 - cytoplasm [Evidence IEA,IEA,IEA]; GO_component: GO:0005737 - cytoplasm [Evidence IDA] [PMID 11359929]; GO_component: GO:0005634 - nucleus [Evidence IEA,IEA]; GO_component: GO:0005634 - nucleus [Evidence IDA,IMP,ISS] [PMID 11359929]; GO_function: GO:0005524 - ATP binding [Evidence IEA,IEA]; GO_function: GO:0004812 - aminoacyl-tRNA ligase activity [Evidence IEA,IEA]; GO_function: GO:0016874 - ligase activity [Evidence IEA]; GO_function: GO:0003729 - mRNA binding [Evidence IDA] [PMID 23222640]; GO_function: GO:0000166 - nucleotide binding [Evidence IEA,IEA]; GO_function: GO:0004831 - tyrosine-tRNA ligase activity [Evidence IEA,IEA]; GO_function: GO:0004831 - tyrosine-tRNA ligase activity [Evidence IDA] [PMID 782885]; GO_function: GO:0004831 - tyrosine-tRNA ligase activity [Evidence IDA,ISS] [PMID 8509419]; GO_process: GO:0006418 - tRNA aminoacylation for protein translation [Evidence IEA]; GO_process: GO:0006412 - translation [Evidence IEA]; GO_process: GO:0006437 - tyrosyl-tRNA aminoacylation [Evidence IEA]; GO_process: GO:0006437 - tyrosyl-tRNA aminoacylation [Evidence IDA] [PMID 782885]; GO_process: GO:0006437 - tyrosyl-tRNA aminoacylation [Evidence IDA] [PMID 8509419]), which yields MSLTAEQKYELITKNLQETLNGQIIKDVLAKGEPVKIYWGTAPTGRPHCGYFVPMTKLAHFLQAGCEVIVLLADLHAFLDNMKAPLELVEFRVRYYEKMVKAILKSIGVPIERLKFTVGKSHQLTEQYTLDIFRLSNVVSQNDAKRAGADVVKQVSNPLLSGLIYPLMQALDEEHLGVDAQFGGVDQRKIFVLAEENLPSIGYKKRAHLMNPMVPGLAQGGKMSASDPNSKIDLIEDPATVKKKISKAFASPGVVEGNGLISFVEFVVLPISEIKDGKPTFHIDRPEQWGGPVTYTSIEQLKADYSSEKLSPPDLKIGVADAINKLLDPIRAEFINNAEFQELERAAYPPEVKQVKEKKVKNKGTKFPGNKPAATEEPAAVAEVEQKLESTTISN from the coding sequence ATGTCTTTGACGGCTGAGCAAAAATACGAACTCATCACCAAGAATCTTCAGGAGACCCTGAACGGTCAAATTATTAAGGATGTCCTTGCCAAGGGAGAACCTGTCAAGATCTACTGGGGTACTGCCCCCACTGGTCGTCCCCACTGTGGTTACTTCGTTCCTATGACCAAGCTCGCTCACTTTTTGCAAGCTGGTTGTGAGGTCATTGTGCTATTGGCTGATTTGCACGCTTTCTTGGATAATATGAAGGCTCCTCTTGAATTAGTGGAATTCAGAGTTAGATACTACGAGAAGATGGTCAAAGCTATCCTAAAATCCATTGGTGTTCCAATTGAGCGTCTCAAGTTCACTGTTGGTAAATCACACCAACTTACTGAGCAATACACTTTAGACATCTTCCGTTTGAGTAATGTTGTCTCTCAAAATGATGCCAAGAGAGCTGGTGCCGATGTTGTCAAACAAGTATCGAATCCTTTACTTAGTGGTCTTATTTATCCTCTTATGCAAGCTCTTGATGAGGAGCATTTGGGAGTTGATGCCCAATTCGGTGGTGTTGACCAGCGTAagatttttgttcttgctgAAGAGAACTTGCCCTCTATTGGATACAAGAAGAGAGCTCATTTGATGAACCCCATGGTTCCTGGTTTAGCTCAAGGTGGAAAGATGTCTGCCTCGGATCCCAACTCTAAAATTGATCTTATTGAGGACCCTGCTACTgttaagaagaagatttcCAAGGCTTTTGCTTCTCctggtgttgttgagggTAATGGACTTATTTCATTCgttgagtttgttgttcttcCTATTTCCGAGATCAAGGATGGTAAGCCAACCTTCCACATTGACCGTCCTGAACAATGGGGTGGTCCAGTTACTTACACAAGCATTGAGCAGCTCAAGGCTGACTACAGCTCTGAGAAGCTCTCACCTCCTGACTTGAAGATTGGTGTGGCCGATGCTATCAACAAGCTTTTGGATCCTATTCGTGCTGAGTTTATTAATAATGCCGAATTCCAAGAGCTCGAGCGTGCTGCTTACCCTCCTGAGGTTAAGCAAgtcaaagagaagaaggTCAAGAACAAGGGTACTAAGTTCCCTGGTAACAAgcctgctgctactgaggAGCCTGCCGCCGTTGCGGAAGTCGAGCAAAAATTGGAGTCGACTACTATTAGTAACTAA
- a CDS encoding mago nashi protein, whose product MATEQPEPVQAPVSGDIDAMEIEGDSREQETQITKETESQSAPTKTKPQETIRVEDLGLPNEPFYLRYYAGHQGRFGHEFLGKNFYHCGFNQVMLYY is encoded by the coding sequence ATGGCAACCGAACAACCAGAGCCAGTCCAGGCTCCAGTTTCAGGAGATATTGATGCCATGGAGATTGAAGGTGATTCTagagaacaagaaacacAAATCACGAAAGAAACAGAGTCACAATCCgcaccaacaaaaacaaaaccacAAGAAACAATCAGAGTTGAAGACTTAGGGCTACCAAATGAACCATTCTATCTGCGGTACTATGCTGGTCATCAGGGACGATTTGGTCATGAGTTCTTGGGTAAGAATTTTTATCATTGTGGCTTCAATCAAGTCATGCTATATTATTGA
- a CDS encoding mago nashi protein has product MQDDGQSAALRYANNSKYRNDTLIKKEARVSPATIAELKRIIAESEIFKEDDARWPPRNRDGKQELEVRAGKYHISFEVGIIAPV; this is encoded by the coding sequence ATGCAAGACGATGGACAGTCTGCGGCATTGCGATATGCTAATAATTCAAAATATAGAAACGACACATTGATCAAAAAAGAGGCTCGTGTTAGTCCTGCGACAATAGCTGAGCTGAAACGAATCATTGCTGAAAGCGAAATATTtaaagaagacgatgcaAGATGGCCACCAAGAAATAGAGATGGAAAACAGGAATTAGAAGTTAGGGCTGGAAAATATCACATTTCTTTCGAGGTAGGTATAATTGCTCCTGTGTAA
- a CDS encoding fun thirty related protein Fft1, with amino-acid sequence MYGYRPMKQQKDVGGSSRQQPVLEVPDSPVQNQTKLKPTSGGQKRPTSFRNGSGSRGASPVPGAAGSFINGAPESQPFPMLFSTAKKPRLDSPTGDGQQNGKKPERLQSLADRFSYRGNVTSPAAASPTTTASSSGILGRYSAMLDGNGSSTRPSSAVNSNQLPPNTRVPSVPVNRAPPNLRVPNGQVNGSPSSISNGASIGTTNGTSEGVPKRPTMPALTIDDSLVNQLQAMFESPIATIRLAVKVYKTFEMASEWLSKLEANRKSEVGNVYVGSNGQPANSSTKIEVSKPTRSIRDKFSSSRQQQKLQQESKKEFFDDDDEETHTTSAAKPKRRLVKMYEEEYPVSDDSDVEDEYLSASAIEFETRLLEFLNTASLEDVVDVSSCPEEQVQLLIEARPLASLAAARAVNIQEVNDGKTKRRGGQKKTVGEKIVDASYSVSFDGAFVSGGWGSAPDPVAPASQEVYGNVY; translated from the coding sequence ATGTATGGTTATAGGCCTATGAAGCAACAGAAAGATGTTGGCGGTAGTTCACGCCAGCAACCTGTTTTAGAGGTTCCAGACTCGCCTGTGCAAAATCAGACAAAGCTGAAACCAACCTCAGGTGGCCAGAAAAGACCCACTTCATTTAGAAACGGATCAGGATCGAGAGGGGCGAGTCCAGTAcctggagctgctggatcGTTCATAAACGGTGCACCTGAATCTCAACCATTTCCTATGTTGTTTTCCACCGCCAAGAAACCTCGACTAGATTCACCTACGGGTGATGGACAACAAAATGGCAAGAAACCAGAAAGGCTACAGTCGTTGGCTGATCGCTTTTCATACCGTGGTAATGTAACCagtccagctgctgctagtcCTACCACTACAGCCAGCTCTTCTGGTATTTTGGGCAGATACAGTGCGATGCTGGATGGTAATGGAAGCTCAACTCGTCCAAGCAGCGCGGTTAATAGTAATCAACTGCCACCTAATACAAGAGTTCCTTCAGTCCCAGTTAATCGAGCACCGCCTAATCTGAGAGTACCTAATGGGCAAGTTAATGGTTCACCTAGTAGCATATCCAATGGAGCATCAATTGGAACTACAAATGGCACGTCTGAAGGTGTTCCTAAAAGACCCACCATGCCTGCTCTCACAATCGATGACAGTTTAGTCAACCAACTACAGGCAATGTTTGAGAGTCCTATTGCGACTATTCGACTAGCTGTCAAGGTATACAAGACGTTTGAAATGGCCTCAGAATGGCTTTCAAAGCTGGAGGCTAACAGAAAATCTGAAGTTGGCAACGTTTATGTTGGATCTAATGGCCAACCTGCTAATTCTAGTACAAAAATTGAAGTGTCAAAACCGACTCGATCTATTAGAGACAAATTCAGTAGTTCCAggcaacaacaaaaattgCAACAGGAGAGTAAGAAAGAGTTTttcgacgacgatgatgaagaaacaCATACCACTAGCGCGGCCAAACCAAAACGACGACTGGTCAAGATGTACGAAGAGGAATATCCTGTATCAGACGAtagtgatgttgaagacGAGTATCTTAGTGCATCGGCCATAGAGTTTGAAACCCGTCTTTTAGAGTTCTTGAATACTGCTTCGCTTGAGGATGTTGTCGACGTGTCGTCCTGTCCGGAAGAACAAGTACAACTTCTCATCGAGGCACGGCCGTTAGCGtcattggctgctgctcgtgCTGTGAACATTCAAGAGGTGAATGACGGCAAGACAAAACGACGAGGTGGTCAAAAGAAGACCGTAGGCGAGAAGATCGTTGACGCCAGTTACTCGGTAAGTTTTGATGGGGCATTtgtctccggcggctggggctctgccccagaccccgtggctcctgcttcgcaagaggTGTACGGGAACGTCTActaa